From Ictalurus punctatus breed USDA103 chromosome 26, Coco_2.0, whole genome shotgun sequence:
TACCCAGATTATAGTCACACACCTTTCAGGATATCTGACATACTGTAGTAGAAGagttagaataataataataataataataataataataatattaaactttattttataaagcgcctttaaaagcagcttctcaaagcgctgtacataaaatcacaatccacagaaaaataaaacatataaaagttaattagaataacaacaacattaataataaaagtaactAAAGAACAATcataaaaagacatcagcagtcgaatgcaagtttaaaaaagtcttgagaagagctttaaaaatgccaagagtctgggcttccctgagttcaggaggaagagagttccaaagtgaaggagcatagacagaaaagccccgtcacccatagattttaggtGTGTTTGGAACAGTTAATTACATTGAACAGATTACATTgtgcgatttggggtgtaagggataaaaaataaaaaatgttttccttttaaaagctgtgtacagtgtagtgcagagagccaatcagatttcagcttTCCTGATTCTGAATCTCGCGGCCAGACAACACCGAGTCGTGATGTTTTCAGCGGCTGTTTTAGCGACTGTAAGCGCTGTCCTAACCACTGAACACACTTTTGTGTCCTTTCTACTTTTCCACAGCGATGCAGATGCTATAGATACTTCACTTTAGATCGTTTTCTGCCGTGTCCAGGCCTCCGTACCGTTCACATCTCGCTCACCATGGCTTTCGAGGTTCGCTCTGTCCGCTCAATATGAGCACTGTTTTGTAagcaaatataatacaaaaaaagttaCTACTTAGTAAGTTTTCAGAGACGACTACgtttgagtgcaaaagtttgcacacccttgggggaaagaaaaaaaaaagagataagaATGACTAACGAATAACCCGTATCGACTAGATTTCCTCTGAAAAGCTCATttagtgcaaaagtttgttCATTAATGAAAGGCCAGTGCACCGAAGCGTGTATACACTGAAGTGAAGGTTTCAGCGTTGCTGATTCTGAATCTCGTAGCCAGAAAAGGATGAAACAGTGTTTGGCATTAATGGGTTTTTCCCCCTGATTGTATACTATCGATACTTGTCCTGTCCAGGCTTCCGTACCAGTCGCATCTCGCTGATCATGGTTTCGATTCTCGAGATATATCTGCCATTTCCAAGTAAAACAGGAGCACGCAGTCCTCTCCAACGTCTAAGCCCGGCGTTATTAATTGCACTTGAAGAATCTAATTTGGTAACTCGGTGACGTCTGGTGAAATGAAAATCTCATTTCTGTGAGTAGCTCAACGATGAAATTATTTGAGTTGAACACAGCTGTTGCTTTCTTCTTCTAGTTTGTCTGCATCCCGTCCAGCCCTGAGTGTGGTGGTGTACCCCCTTCTCCACGAGGACTTAGGGAACGTGATCAGGGAAATGCCGCTCTGCCATCTGGACGAGATCACGCTCTTCAAGACCCGTGTGGCAGAAGATCCCACTGTActgtgagacacagagagatgtCTGACATTGCCTTGCGATGGTGGATGTTAACATTTCACCGCTTATTGTTTACACAGACACAAAGGGAGTTTTGCAGATCGTCTAGACGTCACCTGCAAAGGACTGAAATCAAAATAAGTGTGTTACAGGCGTTAGTGGGAAGCACAACAGTGCCAGAATCACATCACACATGAAATAAAGTTGCTGTTGGTGcattctttgttgttgttgttgttgttatgtctTATGAATTTTCAGACAAAATAAAGGAACACGTTATCAAATAAAGCTGCGATCcgcggggtccaagcaccaccACAAACATTGCCCTGGTGGCCATTTTTGTTTAGCGATCATTAGGAATGAAAAAAGATACgttaagataatactttattaatccccagatggagaaattaggggaATTGAGAATACAGTTCAGAGATTAGCACAACGATGCAGGACGTCAATTAACTGTTGACACGTTTCTAACGTGCTAAACCCGAATCTGTTAATAAAGGAGCGCCTGGATCTGAGCATGAATTCTCCTGAAGGGCATCTAACTGTGAATGCATAAAGAAACAGGAATGAGGAGAAAAAATAAAGCATGTAGAAGAAGAAATGATAGATCGGGTCATGAGCTTGGTTAGTATAAAGGAACTAAAACCACAAGTTCAGCAAGTTTTGCAGTGATGAGATTCCTCGTACACGTCCAAACGAACTTCTGATCACATCTTCGTTTCACTTCTAGGAACTCTTTTGAGGAATCATCCCGAACCACAAAGTGATTTCTTCTTATTTCAGCTCCCTCTGATTTTGGAAGTTCTCAGCAATGTTGCGTTCAGGAGGCGCGCTGTTTGCTTTTTTCTGAAAGAAAACTCGACAGAAACGTGAACCCGAGGTGTGTATCGGGACGCGACAAAACGTCTGCGGGACGAAGAAACGATTTTCAAGAAGATTGTGATTTTAAAGTGGAAACAGTGCACAAAGATTTATAAATCTGatatttaaagaaattaatGGTGCACGCGCACTTTCGCTCTAGAATCCATGCGaagttttataaatgaggccCCAGAAAACTAGGTGGCGCACCTCTGGTCAGTCCAAGGGACGTGTAGCTAACCAAGGTACAGTACCTGGGCTACAGGATTGGTTCCGGACCTCCAGGAAAGGCTTTCCTGAATCCCAGAGAGCCAGGTCTGTGTTTTTACTGGGTTTGCAGGATACCACCGGAGATGAAAATAAGATGATGCCAACGCATCATTTTTCCAGAAGACGGCACATGGAGGTACGTCGAAGGGTGTCGGCTGTCTTGTCACGACACGTGGAGCATGAAGGGAACAGAAACGTGTATAAGTTGTCAGTACTggatgtacatgtatatattatttactgTACTTAATATTAAGTTGAATATACAcagtacactgtgtgtgtaaaggttctATAAGCAGCTCTTGTTAAGACGGAATATTAACAGAAAGCGGATAAACGCTTTTGCCTTTGCATCACGGAGTCTTGCTGCTTGCTCAACATAAAGGAACAGGAAAGTTGTGCAGTCCTGCAATGATGCCAATTACAGAAGTGAAGCTAAAAGTTCCACAAGCTACTTCTAATAACTTCTACACATCTTCTGGGAActgtttttgtacattttatttgcagCCGTGGATCTTCTGAGTAATCCTCCTGAACCCCAACATCCAGTAACAGAGCTGTATACACTGACGCTGTTTCTAATCACTGCATGAGGCGCGCAGTAGGTTCTCCTGGAGTTCCAGACATGTTTGGAGCTGTGTGTAATCGTTTCATGTGGCGTCGTGTGTTCTTTATATCGTGTGTGTTCTTTCCTTATCTTTGATTCTGTGTTTGAACAGTTGATCATGTAGCTTCCTGTTTGTAGGAGGACGGACACAGTAACGTAGCTCTGCTGATCACGCCTGCCTCGTGTTGTCTGTATAAAGTCTCTGACTCTGAGACTCTTCTGCACTCGTCGTTCAGTGAACATTGTGTTCCTCTGCTACGTCTGCGTCCATCATGAAGCTCCTCAGTGTGGTTCTCCTTCTGCTTCCACTCTCGCTCTGTTTGGCTAGAGTCGTGGATGATTTTACTGAGAGCTGTCCAGGGTTCTTCGCTACTCCGAATCATGTCGTTTCTCCTCCCACGGGTTTTACTGGGGATCGCTTTAAACGGATCTGTCAAACTCTAAATGACACAGTTGAATTCGCGACACTTTATGACACGGAGAACAGGATCCCAGTTTACTCAGCATACAGGTTTACCAGACTAATGAAGTGTAATAGAACGGACAAGTGGTATATTGAACCTCAGGTAAGCGCAACTTACTGTAACTTATAACTTAtaactatttattttataacttatgtaacttattttatgattttgctattttatgacaaataataataataataataataataataatgataataataataataataataataacgataataataataataataataataataatgataacaataatgatgataataataataataataataataacaataatgataataataatgatgataataataataatgataataataataataataataatgataataatgatgatgataataataatgatgatgataataataataataataataataataataataatgataataataatgataataacaataacaacaataataataataataataataataataataataataataataatgatgataataatgataataatgataataataataataataataatgataataataatgataataataataataatgataataatgataataataataataatgataatgataataataacaataataatgataataatgataataatgataataataataataataataacaataataatgataataatgataataataataatgataataatgataataataataatgataataataataataataatgataataataataacaataataatgataataatgataataataataataataataataataatgataataatgataatgataataatgataataataataataatgataataataataataataataatgataataatgataataataataataataataataataataataataataataataatatatagtgtgtgtgtgtgtgtgtgtgtgtgtgtgtgtgtgtgtgtgttccccttATGTAGCTGGAAGATGGAATCTTGTGGCCAAACATGGTTAATGAGTCTGCTGTGAGAAAAGAAGGTGTAAATATAGTTAATCAGGCTGTGAATGCCGATTACGCCAGGTCTCGCTGTGATAAAGGACACCTGGCTCCAGTTTCCCATGCCGCCTCACAGAGCTGTTCTAATGCCAGCTTCACTCTGACCAACGCTGCTCCACAGAATCCATCATTCAACCGCGGGCAGTGGAAGGTGACAGAAAGAGCAATGGCTAATTCTCTGAAAAAATATTGCCTTAATGAAGGCCTGCGTGCATTTGTAGTAACTGGGGTTGTGCCgggtaataataaaatgaataacagAGTGCAAATTCCCAGTCACTTCTGGACGGCATTCTGCTGccttaataacaataataaaactataCGCTCAGGTGCATATATTGGAGAAAATAGTAATGATTTTGCACCATATCGGAAGAGCGTGCTGGACGTGGAGACAGAGTTAACAGAGCTGTATAGGAAACATTTCCGTAACATCATTCCTTTCAAATTCCAGCTTTTTGATGGAAAATGCTATACAGAAACTGAAAGGGCACAAAAGCGTAAAAAGTCCGGCTGTGAGACAAATAAACGTCAAAAATTGTAAAGAAATTTAAAGCAGGAA
This genomic window contains:
- the LOC128629189 gene encoding endonuclease domain-containing 1 protein-like, coding for MKLLSVVLLLLPLSLCLARVVDDFTESCPGFFATPNHVVSPPTGFTGDRFKRICQTLNDTVEFATLYDTENRIPVYSAYRFTRLMKCNRTDKWYIEPQLEDGILWPNMVNESAVRKEGVNIVNQAVNADYARSRCDKGHLAPVSHAASQSCSNASFTLTNAAPQNPSFNRGQWKVTERAMANSLKKYCLNEGLRAFVVTGVVPGNNKMNNRVQIPSHFWTAFCCLNNNNKTIRSGAYIGENSNDFAPYRKSVLDVETELTELYRKHFRNIIPFKFQLFDGKCYTETERAQKRKKSGCETNKRQKL